In Fusobacterium sp., the genomic stretch GTGGAGCTACCATATATCCTGAAATAGATCCTGCAAGAAGATATGTTCCAAAGAACAGAATAACTGTAGCTTTAGCAATTTCTCCTGGAGTTCCCATTAACAGAAGTTCTGGATTGTAAACAAATACAAATGGTACCAAGAAAGCAACCAATGCATACATAAATCCTGTAAATCCTGTTTTTAAGGAATCTGCACCAGCTATTCCTGCAGCTGTATAAGAAGCAAGACATACTGGAGGAGTAATTTGAGCCATTATTCCAAAATAGAATACAAACATATTTGCAGATAATGGATTTACATTAAGCTTTATCAATACAGGTACAAAAAGTATATTTGATACAAGGTAAGCAGCAACTGTAGGAAGAGCCATACCAAGAAGCATACATCCAAACATAGCTATTATAAGAGCTATACTTAAATGAGAAGTACCTATTTTAGCGATTATATTAGAGAATCTTGTAGCAAGTCCTGATTGAATAACAACACCAATGATTATTCCACAGGCAGCAGTAGGTATAGCAATGTTAGAAGCTTGCTTAACACCATCTACAGCAGTATTAGCTGTTGTTCCAAGAGATTGATAATATTTTCCACCTTTGTAGAATTTACTGAATAAATTACAAAGTAAAACTGTAAATATACCAATCATTCCACTTCTCATCAGTGATTTTCCTGAGATAATATATACAACTAGAACAATTGCAGGAATTATCATATAGATTCTCTCAAGAAGAGGGTCTTTTATTTCGATAGTTACAGCTTCTTTATCAGAATCAATAGCTTCTTTTTTAGCCATGAATGTAACAAGGAAAAACACTGATCCATAATATGCAAGAGCTGGAATAATTGCTGCAAAAGCTACTGTTTTATATGGAACTCCAAGCATTTCTGCCATAATGAAAGCTCCTACTCCCATGATTGGAGGCATAATCTGTCCACCTGTAGAAGCAACAGCTTCAATAGCACCAGCCTGATGAGGTGCATATCCTACTTTCTTCATCATAGGAATAGTCATAACTCCAGTAGTAGATACATTGGCAACAGCACTTCCAGAGATCATTCCCATAAGTCCAGAAGAAATGATGGCAGCTTTTGCTGGTCCACCAGCACTTTTATTAGAAAATTTCATACCAAAGTCTATAAGGAGCTGACCTCCTCCACATTGAGAGAAAAATGCTCCAAATAGAATGAAGTAGAATAAACTTGTTGCAGAAGTATATAGAGGTGTTCCAAAAATTCCTCCAGAACCAAGCATCATAGTTTCAGTAAAGCTTCTCATATTTGTACCTTTGAAGTACAATATTCCTGGACAGTACATTCCAAGCCAATCATATATTATAAACAGAAGTATAAATATGAAAAGTATTTTTCCAAGAGTTCTACGAACAGCTTCAAGTAGGATTATTATACAAATAATAGTTGCCATTTTATCTAAACTAGTTACAATATCTACATATTGCACTCTAACACTGAGACGAGGAAATTCAACTATTGTATAATAAAGTAAGAAGATAATACCTGCAAAAAATGGAATATCTAATAGTTTCATCCATTTTTTTCCTGAATTTTTGTCAGCAGGATTTACTATAAAAATTACTAAAAGGGCTAAAATCAAGTGCAATGGATTTTGAAGCATAGGGTCCAATGGTTTTATTAAAGCCAAATATAATTGAAATCCAATGAAGATGACAACAATTATATTTAGAATATAATTTCGTATATTATTAGAACTTTTTTCCATTTTATCTCCTTTTTATATAAGGGTGATCAAAGATCACCCTTAGTATTATCACATTCAGTTAAATTTTATTTTAAATATCCTTTTTCTCTATAGTATCTTTCTGCACCTGGATGTAATTTTACTCCAGTTTGAGCAGGAGTTCCTGCTGTTGCAGGATTAAAGTAAGATAAAGCTGCAAGCTGAGAAGCAAGCTCATCCTTTCCTTCACAAAGAGATTTAGTTAAGATATAAGCTGTATCATCATCCATATTTTTATGAACTAAAATAACTTGTTGAGAACCAACAGATTTAATAATATTTGTTTGTCCATTCCATGTATTAGCTTCAATATCAATATAATCAAATCCTGCATTTGCAAGTTTCTTCAAAGTATCTTGACTTAATTGAGGGAAATACATAGCTTTAGTCATACAAAGTTCAGTAGTATTTGCCTGACCAGCTGCAACATGGTCAATAGTCATATCAGCTTTACCATCTTGAAGATAAATTTTTATAGCATCTCCACCTAGTAAATCAACACTTCCACCCCAAGATCTTATATCATCAAATGTAACACCAAAAGTTTCAAAAAGCTTAACTCCAGCTAGATTTCCAAGAGTACCAATTTTTTTGATAGCTATTCTTACTGGATATTTTTTTTCTACTAATTCTTCTACTGTTGTGATCCCAGTTTTATCAACAAATTCTTTTGTAAATAAAACGTTTAAGAAGTCATGTCCTAATCCACCAGCAATAGCTGTTGTAGATTTTGTAGGTTCTTTTCCTAATATTCCAGATTCTTCAGACCATTTTGCAGGACCTGCATTACTCATTATAATGTCACATTGTTCATTTTCCAAAACTATTGGAGCTCCAACTCCACCAGGAGATTCAGTAGTAAGATCAATATTTGAACCTTCAGGAAGCCCTTTTAAGAATACATTAGATATAGCAGATGCATATTGGTATGCTCCTGTTCCTACTTCTTGAGTTGCAAATGTTAAGTGTACTTTTTTTCCAGCTGCTGCCGTTGTTGCTGCATCTTCAGATTTTTTTTCACCACACGCTACAAATGTTCCGCATAAACATAACATTAATAACAATTTTTTCATGATTTACCCCCAATTTTATATTTTATTTTATGTTGTTTTCTGCTAACTTGATTCCATAGTCTATTGCATTTATAAGGCTTAACTCATTTGCAGTTCCAGTTCCAGATTGATCAAAGGCAGTACCATGATCTACTGAACTTCTTATTATAGGAAGACCTAAAGTTATATTTACACCAGCAACTGCTTCCCATTTTTGATCTTTTTGATTATATACAAATCCTATAACTTTCAGAGGAATATGTCCTTGATCATGATACATAGCTACAACAATGTCATACCATCCTCCACGAGCTTTAGAGAAAATAGTATCAGGAGGAATAGGACCTGTAACATTGATACCTTCCTGCTGAGCTTTTTCTATTGCAGGAATAATCTCATCTATTTCTTCTGTACCAAAAAGACCATTTTCACCACAGTGAGGATTAAGTCCTGCCACTCCAATTTTAGGATTTTTTATTCCAAGTTTTTTACAAGCATCATCAGCTATTTTTATAACATCATATACTCTTTCTTTTTTACATCTGTCACAAGCTTCTCTTAAAGATACATGTGTACTTACATGTACAACTCTTAAATTTTCATGTGCAAGCATCATTGTATATTTTTTTGTTTTTGTAAACTCAGCATAAATCTCAGTATGTCCTGAGTAATGATGTCCTGCAAGGTTTATAGATTCTTTATTAAGAGCATTTGTGATAGTAGCATCTATTTCATTGTTTTGTGCTAATTCTATTACTTTTTTTACATATTGAAAAGCTGCATTTCCAGCTGCTTTTGACACTTTTCCAATTTCAAAGTCTTCAGGATTTACAATTCCCATATCATAGACATCTACAGTTCCATGCTGGAAAAGAGCATCTGATATATTTTTGATAGAATGAATTTTTAGATTAGTCAGCCCTGTATATTCAATAGCTTTCTTCATTACTGAAGCATCTCCTATGATAACAGGTCTGCATCTGTCATAGATATCTTTGTTATTTAAAGCTTTAAGAGATATTTCAGGACCTATGCTTGCTGGATCTCCCATAGTGATTCCAATTATAGGTAGTTTGTTCAATTTTTTCACCTTCCTAATTTAAAACTTTTAAATAAATATTTTTAATATCATCTAAACTAAGTTCCTTTAAGTTGTTTGAAAGTAGTCTAGTTACTTTACTTCCAGCTTCAACTAAGAAATCAAGATCATTAATAGTAACTCCAAAATCTTTTAAATTAACAGGAATTTCAGTTACCTTAACAATATCTTTTATTTCATCTATAATGTATTGAACTTTTTCTTCAGAAGTATTTTTACTCATATCTGGTCTTAAACGGTCACACATTCTTGAAAATTGTTCTAAGCAGGCATCTTTGTTAAATTCCATTACAGGCACCATCATTATTGCATTAGAAATTCCATGAGGAATATGATACTTTCCTCCCAATGGATAAGAAAGAGCATGAACTGCTGTAGTTCCTGATGAAGTTATTGCTATACCGCCATAAAAAGCTCCCATAAGCATGTTTGTTTTTGCTTCCATATCATCTGGATTGAGATAAGCCTTTCTTATATTTTTGAATATAAGTTCTCCACCAGCCAGTGCATATAAATCACTGAAAGGATTGGATTTTTTAGAAGTAAGACATTCTACACAATGAGCCAGAGCATCCACTCCAGTAGAAGCAATAAGTTTTTTAGGAAGTTTTTCTATCATTGCTGGATCTAATATTACATAATCAGGAATAAGATTATTATTTACAATTCCTACTTTAAGTCCTTCTTCAGGAACAGAAACTATTGAATTACATGTTGCTTCTGAGCCAGTTCCGCAAGTTGTAGGTATCATTAAAGATTTTATCTGTTTATTTCCTTGAGATGGATCTTTTAAAAGATCTTTTACTGCATATGGAACAT encodes the following:
- a CDS encoding iron-containing alcohol dehydrogenase, whose translation is MKSYYLNIPSNVYSGLGSVDYIETILNKEKVSNIIIFTDKGVRENYFFSVIVEKVKNTKVNYNIIDDLATEPSYHDVEKVMKELDKYKSDFIIAVGGGSVMDIAKLCSILKDVPYAVKDLLKDPSQGNKQIKSLMIPTTCGTGSEATCNSIVSVPEEGLKVGIVNNNLIPDYVILDPAMIEKLPKKLIASTGVDALAHCVECLTSKKSNPFSDLYALAGGELIFKNIRKAYLNPDDMEAKTNMLMGAFYGGIAITSSGTTAVHALSYPLGGKYHIPHGISNAIMMVPVMEFNKDACLEQFSRMCDRLRPDMSKNTSEEKVQYIIDEIKDIVKVTEIPVNLKDFGVTINDLDFLVEAGSKVTRLLSNNLKELSLDDIKNIYLKVLN
- the pdxA gene encoding 4-hydroxythreonine-4-phosphate dehydrogenase PdxA, whose product is MNKLPIIGITMGDPASIGPEISLKALNNKDIYDRCRPVIIGDASVMKKAIEYTGLTNLKIHSIKNISDALFQHGTVDVYDMGIVNPEDFEIGKVSKAAGNAAFQYVKKVIELAQNNEIDATITNALNKESINLAGHHYSGHTEIYAEFTKTKKYTMMLAHENLRVVHVSTHVSLREACDRCKKERVYDVIKIADDACKKLGIKNPKIGVAGLNPHCGENGLFGTEEIDEIIPAIEKAQQEGINVTGPIPPDTIFSKARGGWYDIVVAMYHDQGHIPLKVIGFVYNQKDQKWEAVAGVNITLGLPIIRSSVDHGTAFDQSGTGTANELSLINAIDYGIKLAENNIK
- a CDS encoding TAXI family TRAP transporter solute-binding subunit, which produces MKKLLLMLCLCGTFVACGEKKSEDAATTAAAGKKVHLTFATQEVGTGAYQYASAISNVFLKGLPEGSNIDLTTESPGGVGAPIVLENEQCDIIMSNAGPAKWSEESGILGKEPTKSTTAIAGGLGHDFLNVLFTKEFVDKTGITTVEELVEKKYPVRIAIKKIGTLGNLAGVKLFETFGVTFDDIRSWGGSVDLLGGDAIKIYLQDGKADMTIDHVAAGQANTTELCMTKAMYFPQLSQDTLKKLANAGFDYIDIEANTWNGQTNIIKSVGSQQVILVHKNMDDDTAYILTKSLCEGKDELASQLAALSYFNPATAGTPAQTGVKLHPGAERYYREKGYLK
- a CDS encoding TRAP transporter fused permease subunit; the protein is MEKSSNNIRNYILNIIVVIFIGFQLYLALIKPLDPMLQNPLHLILALLVIFIVNPADKNSGKKWMKLLDIPFFAGIIFLLYYTIVEFPRLSVRVQYVDIVTSLDKMATIICIIILLEAVRRTLGKILFIFILLFIIYDWLGMYCPGILYFKGTNMRSFTETMMLGSGGIFGTPLYTSATSLFYFILFGAFFSQCGGGQLLIDFGMKFSNKSAGGPAKAAIISSGLMGMISGSAVANVSTTGVMTIPMMKKVGYAPHQAGAIEAVASTGGQIMPPIMGVGAFIMAEMLGVPYKTVAFAAIIPALAYYGSVFFLVTFMAKKEAIDSDKEAVTIEIKDPLLERIYMIIPAIVLVVYIISGKSLMRSGMIGIFTVLLCNLFSKFYKGGKYYQSLGTTANTAVDGVKQASNIAIPTAACGIIIGVVIQSGLATRFSNIIAKIGTSHLSIALIIAMFGCMLLGMALPTVAAYLVSNILFVPVLIKLNVNPLSANMFVFYFGIMAQITPPVCLASYTAAGIAGADSLKTGFTGFMYALVAFLVPFVFVYNPELLLMGTPGEIAKATVILFFGTYLLAGSISGYMVAPLNKFNRGILFIGALCMIAPETITDIIGLVIGIYIITTGLIKKKKVPVEV